One stretch of Zingiber officinale cultivar Zhangliang chromosome 6B, Zo_v1.1, whole genome shotgun sequence DNA includes these proteins:
- the LOC121991888 gene encoding pentatricopeptide repeat-containing protein At1g74850, chloroplastic-like, whose amino-acid sequence MALLPLPFSAPLTTSTASSSSSSSSYHDLRKPFLGTDCLRQHPPRRNPPGRMTLRPRAGITAAGRSKPKELVLGNPSVALQKGKYSYDVETLINKLSSLPPRGSIARCLEAFRHRLSLADFAVVFKEFAMRGDWQRSLRLFKYMQRQSWCRPNEHIHAILIGVLGREALLDKCLDVFEDMQANSVPRSALSYTALINAYGRNGDHETALALLARMKEDRIAPTSLTYNTVINACARGGLPWDSLLGLFAEMRHDGIHPDLVTYNTLLAAAGARGLSEEAEMMLRTMLEAGVLPDNATHTYLVDTFAKLNRLDRVSELLSEMEVGGHLPDAAAYNVLMEAYAKVGSSKQAMSVLRQMQSAGCTPTAATYSILLNLYGRSGQYEDVRELFLEMKVGNTAPDASTYNILINVFGEGGYFKEVMTLFHDMVEENVEPDMETYEGLMFACGKGGLHQEAKEVLSHMNQKGIIPSSKAYTGVVEAHGQAALYEEAFVAFNTMHEIGSIATVETYNSLVCTFARGGLFKEAQAILARMDAAGIPRVDDTFNGLIEAYCQGGQFEEALKTFVEMQNSKCKPNERTLEGMLNVYCTAGLADESKEQFQEIQSLGVFPNVISYCLLLGVYARNDRWGEAYQLLEEMKTNRISNAHQVIASMIKGEYDDGSNWQMVEYVFDKYISLGCGYGLRLYNALLEALWWLGQKERAVRVLREATKRGLFPELYRKSKLVWSLDVHRMAVGGALTSLSVWVNDMHTRFKEKEDLPNLATVVVVRGEMEKSSVIRDLPVPKAVYSFLRDNVSSSFHFPGWNKGRVVCQRSQLKKLQSSLLDSSGDETEPSNNFIALTNLDFPLAGTRRHTAELNDRIESDNESFDSEKETEAEAELLAL is encoded by the exons ATGGCGCTGCTTCCTCTTCCCTTCTCCGCTCCCCTCACCACTTCCACTGCCTCCTCCTCATCCTCATCGTCATCCTACCATGACCTCCGAAAACCCTTCCTCGGCACTGATTGTCTCCGGCAGCATCCTCCTCGGAGGAACCCCCCTGGGCGCATGACGCTGAGACCCCGGGCCGGCATCACGGCGGCTGGACGGAGCAAACCTAAGGAGCTGGTGTTGGGAAACCCTTCGGTGGCACTACAGAAGGGAAAGTACAGCTACGACGTCGAGACCCTCATCAACAAGCTCAGTAGCCTCCCTCCCCGCGGCAGCATCGCCCGCTGCCTCGAGGCCTTCCGCCACCGCCTCTCCCTCGCTGACTTCGCTGTCGTGTTCAAGGAGTTCGCCATGCGCGGCGACTGGCAGCGCTCCCTCCGCCTCTTCAAGTACATGCAGCGCCAGTCGTGGTGCCGCCCCAACGAGCACATCCACGCCATCCTCATCGGCGTGCTGGGTCGCGAGGCGCTGCTCGACAAGTGCCTCGACGTGTTCGAGGATATGCAGGCCAATTCGGTTCCCCGATCCGCGCTCTCCTACACCGCGCTGATCAACGCCTACGGTCGCAATGGCGACCACGAGACGGCGCTGGCGCTGCTCGCGCGGATGAAGGAGGACCGCATCGCGCCCACGTCCCTGACGTACAACACCGTCATCAACGCCTGCGCGCGAGGCGGGCTTCCTTGGGACTCGCTGCTTGGGCTGTTTGCGGAGATGCGCCACGACGGCATCCACCCGGACCTTGTTACGTACAACACTCTTCTCGCTGCTGCAGGTGCGCGTGGTCTCTCCGAAGAGGCAGAAATGATGCTTCGAACCATGCTTGAGGCTGGAGTGTTGCCCGACAATGCCACACATACTTACCTTGTTGACACATTTGCCAAGCTCAACCGCCTTGATCGTGTCTCGGAGCTTCTGTCGGAGATGGAAGTTGGTGGGCACCTTCCTGATGCGGCAGCTTACAATGTGCTCATGGAGGCATATGCAAAGGTTGGTTCCTCTAAGCAGGCGATGAGCGTCCTCCGCCAGATGCAGTCAGCAGGTTGTACACCCACCGCCGCTACTTATAGCATTCTTCTCAACCTCTATGGGCGGAGTGGACAATATGAGGACGTGCGTGAGCTCTTCTTGGAGATGAAGGTTGGCAATACAGCACCTGATGCCTCGACATATAACATCCTCATTAATGTATTTGGAGAGGGGGGATACTTCAAGGAGGTTATGACTCTGTTCCATGATATGGTTGAGGAGAATGTGGAGCCTGATATGGAGACCTATGAGGGCCTCATGTTTGCCTGTGGAAAGGGAGGTCTTCATCAAGAAGCTAAGGAAGTTCTCTCTCACATGAACCAAAAGGGCATCATTCCGAGCTCAAAGGCCTATACCGGAGTGGTAGAAGCACACGGGCAAGCAGCTCTGTATGAG GAAGCTTTTGTCGCATTTAACACTATGCACGAGATTGGGAGCATAGCAACAGTGGAGACCTACAATTCTCTGGTCTGTACTTTTGCCAGAGGGGGCCTCTTTAAGGAAGCTCAAGCAATTTTGGCACGGATGGATGCAGCTGGGATTCCGAGAGTCGATGATACTTTTAATGGCCTTATTGAAGCATACTGTCAAGGAGGGCAGTTTGAGGAAGCTTTGAAGACTTTTGTTGAAATGCAGAATTCAAAATGCAAGCCAAATGAGAGGACTCTTGAGGGAATGCTGAATGTTTACTGCACTGCAGGGCTTGCTGATGAGAGCAAAGAGCAGTTTCAAGAAATTCAGTCTCTGGGAGTCTTCCCCAACGTCATTTCTTATTGCCTGTTGCTAGGCGTATATGCTAGGAATGACAG GTGGGGCGAGGCGTACCAGCTACTGGAAGAAATGAAAACAAATAGGATTTCCAACGCTCATCAAGTAATTGCATCAATGATTAAAGGGGAGTATGATGATGGATCAAATTGGCAAATGGTGGAGTATGTCTTTGACAAATATATATCTCTAGGTTGTGGTTATGGTTTGCGATTATATAATGCACTCTTGGAAGCACTTTGGTGGTTGGGACAGAAAGAAAGGGCTGTGCGTGTTCTCCGAGAAGCAACTAAGCGTGGCCTTTTTCCTGAGCTATACCGCAAAAGCAAGCTAGTCTGGTCCCTTGATGTCCATAG GATGGCTGTTGGTGGGGCTCTTACTTCTTTGTCGGTGTGGGTTAATGACATGCACACTAGAtttaaggaaaaggaggatcTTCCAAACTTGGCAACTGTTGTTGTAGT GCGCGGGGAGATGGAAAAAAGTTCGGTAATACGAGACTTACCTGTTCCAAAGGCAGTCTATTCTTTCCTCAGAGACAATGTATCGTCATCTTTCCATTTTCCTGGATGGAATAAAGGCCGCGTCGTCTGCCAACGGTCCCAACTTAAAAAGCTCCAGTCAAGCCTACTAGATTCATCAGGAGATGAAACTGAACCTTCGAACAACTTCATTGCTCTAACTAATCTGGACTTTCCGCTGGCAGGCACTCGAAGACACACTGCAGAGCTCAATGACAGAATTGAGAGCGATAACGAGTCATTCGACAGCGAAAAAGAAACTGAAGCTGAGGCTGAACTTTTAGCACTGTGA
- the LOC121991889 gene encoding calmodulin-binding protein 60 A-like encodes MSQKRQPEEEREAGPSSTGRASPNEKRPRTFQWVVKEVLMLQKVNKWFEVMEPLMRKIIREEVEMAFSKHLASFTRQCEKQVGSAIRSLRLEFKNKLSLPIFTGSRIEGENSSAISVTLVDAFTGEVTTIGPVSSLKVEIVVLHGDFEVSEDGNWTADEFKNYIVKERDGKRSLLTGDAFLDLKGGIGVVGELVFTDNSSWTRSRKFRLGARIADGHCNGIRIREAKTEPFVVKDHRGELYKKHYPPSPDDEVWRLEKIGKDGAFHKRLSISNINTVKEFLLLFWSDSTRLRNILGSGMSAKMWEVTVDHARTCFLGDEVHVYYPNGQRKTGFVFNVVGEVLGTYSEQQFIPLSELQNNAKIEALTLGKQASEHWNDVVTYDKDEILGTSLPEPSVSFYGAENLFSSFPSPIKNDAFGFAHSGILSPDVFPMGIRDFDTYPLDNHSASLFDECSSQAFHSEENFHYLTNLISGSPTDLPVTTAHTKPRKIWKTLSVVFMFIRRIVITMKTRVHKA; translated from the exons ATGTCGCAGAAGAGGCAGCCcgaagaggagagggaggcagGTCCGTCGTCCACCGGAAGGGCGTCTCCCAACGAGAAGCGCCCCAGGACCTTCCAGTG GGTCGTCAAGGAGGTGTTGATGTTACAAAAAGTTAATAAGTGGTTTGAGGTGATGGAGCCGTTGATGCGAAAAATT ATAAGGGAAGAAGTTGAAATGGCTTTTTCAAAGCATTTGGCCAGTTTTACAAG GCAATGTGAAAAGCAGGTTGGTTCTGCCATTCGAAGTCTACGACTTGAGTTCAAGAATAAGCTTTCTCTTCCTATATTCACTGGTAGTCGAATAGAAGGGGAGAATTCATCAGCCATCTCTGTTACTTTAGTTGATGCCTTCACTGGGGAAGTCACTACAATAGGTCCTGTATCATCATTGAAGGTGGAAATAGTTGTTCTGCATGGAGATTTTGAAGTTAGTGAGGATGGCAATTGGACCGCTGATGAATTTAAGAACTATATTGTGAAAGAAAGGGATGGCAAGCGCTCATTGCTAACTGGTGATGCTTTTCTGGATCTTAAAGGAGGGATTGGTGTGGTAGGAGAACTGGTATTTACAGATAACTCTAGCTGGACAAGAAGTCGAAAATTCAGGCTCGGAGCAAGAATTGCTGATGGTCATTGCAATGGAATCAGAATAAGAGAAGCCAAGACTGAACCTTTCGTGGTTAAAGACCACCGTGGTGAAT TATACAAGAAACATTATCCCCCATCACCCGATGACGAAGTATGGCGCCTGGAGAAGATTGGCAAAGATGGTGCCTTTCACAAGCGTCTAAGCATTTCAAATATTAATACTGTCAAGGAATTCCTGTTGTTATTTTGGAGCGATTCCACAAGGCTCCGAAAT ATTTTAGGCAGTGGAATGTCTGCTAAGATGTGGGAAGTCACTGTCGATCACGCCCGAACATGTTTTCTTGGTGACGAGGTGCATGTATACTACCCAAATGGCCAAAGGAAAACTGGGTTCGTCTTCAATGTTGTTGGAGAAGTGCTCGGTACCTACTCGGAGCAGCAATTTATCCCGCTTTCTGAGCTCCAAAATAACGCAAAG ATAGAAGCACTTACTCTTGGGAAACAAGCATCTGAACATTGGAATGATGTTGTAACCTACGATAAAGATGAAATTCTGGGGACCTCTCTGCCTGAGCCTTCAGTTTCTTTCTATGGAGCAGAAAACCTGTTTAGTAGCTTCCCCAGTCCCATCAAGAACGATGCCTTTGGTTTTGCTCACTCTGGCATTCTGTCACCTGATGTGTTCCCCATGGGTATCAGAGACTTTGATACTTACCCCCTTGATAATCATAGCGCTTCTCTCTTCGACGAGTGCAGCAGTCAAGCTTTCCACAGTGAAGAAAACTTCCATTACTTAACTAACCTCATTTCTGGCTCACCAACGGATCTACCAGTTACGACTGCGCACACCAAACCTCGCAAAATTTGGAAGACCTTGTCAGTTGTGTTTATGTTCATAAGGAGGATTGTTATAACAATGAAGACAAGGGTACACAAAGCTTAG